The Deinococcus wulumuqiensis R12 genome has a window encoding:
- a CDS encoding sulfite oxidase-like oxidoreductase — protein MLGKFFKKPADDMGGRVPPGQALTTRFPVLTYGPAQHYAPEEVQLRVTGLAQPRTFGWDELLALPQTTLECDIHCVTHWSKLGTTWTGVRVTDLLALLDLDPRATHVMQRSVGGYSTNLSLDDFARPENLLAHTFGGEPLTPEHGGPLRTVVPHLYFWKSAKWVTELEFMAGDAPGFWEKNGYHMRGDPFKEQRYDDD, from the coding sequence ATGCTCGGCAAATTCTTCAAAAAACCGGCGGACGACATGGGCGGGCGCGTGCCCCCCGGTCAGGCGCTGACCACCCGTTTTCCGGTGCTGACCTACGGCCCGGCGCAGCACTACGCCCCGGAGGAGGTGCAGCTCCGCGTCACCGGACTGGCGCAGCCGCGCACCTTCGGCTGGGACGAGTTGCTGGCGCTGCCGCAGACCACGCTGGAGTGCGACATCCACTGCGTGACCCACTGGAGCAAGCTGGGCACCACCTGGACCGGCGTGCGGGTGACCGACCTGCTGGCGCTGCTCGACCTCGACCCGCGCGCCACCCACGTCATGCAGCGCAGCGTGGGCGGCTACAGCACCAACCTGTCCCTAGACGACTTCGCCCGGCCTGAGAACCTGCTGGCCCACACCTTCGGCGGCGAGCCGCTGACGCCCGAGCACGGGGGACCGCTGCGGACAGTGGTTCCACATCTGTATTTCTGGAAATCCGCCAAATGGGTCACCGAACTCGAATTCATGGCGGGCGACGCCCCCGGATTCTGGGAAAAAAACGGCTACCACATGCGCGGCGACCCCTTCAAAGAGCAGCGGTACGACGATGACTGA
- a CDS encoding mismatch-specific DNA-glycosylase yields MTEPSPQKSSPPKSSPPNVPDLTGGGEYLVPDVLEPGLTLVLVGTAPSGISARARAYYANPENKFWRTLHAVGLTPRQLAPQEYATLPRYGLGLTDVAKRHSGVDAALPGEAWRPDELRSKVEHYRPRIVAFTSKRGASETLGLPTGKLPYGPQIPPLGWPGGSELWVLPSTSPLGHTHFRIEPWQALADRVRELRGNPEAGRDVL; encoded by the coding sequence ATGACTGAACCCAGTCCCCAGAAATCCAGTCCCCCGAAATCCAGTCCCCCGAACGTGCCCGACCTGACCGGCGGCGGCGAATACCTCGTGCCCGACGTGCTGGAACCGGGCCTGACGCTGGTGCTGGTGGGCACGGCCCCGAGCGGCATCAGTGCGCGGGCGCGGGCCTACTACGCCAACCCCGAAAACAAGTTCTGGCGCACGCTGCACGCGGTGGGCCTTACCCCCCGGCAACTCGCGCCGCAGGAGTACGCGACCCTGCCGCGCTACGGCCTGGGCCTGACCGACGTCGCCAAGCGCCACAGCGGGGTGGACGCGGCGCTGCCCGGCGAGGCGTGGCGCCCCGACGAACTGCGGAGCAAGGTGGAGCACTACCGCCCCCGCATCGTGGCGTTTACCAGCAAGCGCGGCGCTTCCGAAACGCTGGGCCTGCCCACCGGCAAACTGCCCTACGGCCCGCAGATACCGCCGCTGGGCTGGCCGGGGGGGTCCGAACTGTGGGTGCTGCCCTCGACGAGTCCGCTGGGGCACACCCATTTCCGCATCGAACCCTGGCAGGCGCTGGCCGACCGGGTGCGCGAGCTGCGCGGGAACCCGGAGGCGGGAAGGGACGTACTGTAG
- the pelF gene encoding GT4 family glycosyltransferase PelF — protein MTAFSPAPPSGFRTRVALYTEGTYPQAHGGVSVWVDQLVRGLGDHQFALQAISGLPFTRTALEVPGNVQVEQVPLWGPPPGSAGGQRWRQARQRSFEGEVLAAYEALLSALCRLDVSAFAGALRRLSDLGQRGSLTPALDSARAAQLTLNLWDREARALAARRDRLSPRLPRPTVAEALDVQIWLEHALRPLSSVPPEADVGHAVSNGFAALLALHGRWQRGTPFVLTEHGIYLRERYIEFRRAGHAPGYKTMLLRFYRLLCSAAYQDAALVLPGSHYNRRWEERLGADPDKIQCVYNGIDPSIFPPAESEPAEPVVSWVGRVDPLKDLETLIRAFDLVRRRRPDARLRLFGGTPAGNEGYEQHCRQVARGLNLDGIVSFEGRVDDITDAYRAGQVVALTSVSEGFPYTVIEAMAMGRPPVATRVGGVPEAVGDAGLIVRPRDALGVANALTKLLGDAPLRRQLGQAARARVMDLFTLDGCLDAYRRAYPVARAARLPGDTDLPGNLLPGNLAPRNLW, from the coding sequence ATGACTGCCTTTTCTCCTGCTCCACCGTCCGGGTTCCGCACCCGCGTCGCGCTGTACACCGAAGGCACCTACCCGCAGGCGCACGGCGGCGTGAGCGTGTGGGTCGACCAGCTCGTGCGCGGCCTGGGCGACCACCAGTTCGCGTTGCAGGCGATTTCGGGGCTGCCGTTTACCCGCACCGCGCTGGAGGTGCCCGGCAACGTGCAGGTCGAGCAGGTGCCGCTGTGGGGGCCGCCTCCGGGCAGCGCCGGCGGGCAGCGGTGGCGACAGGCCCGGCAGCGCAGTTTCGAGGGTGAGGTGCTGGCGGCTTACGAGGCGCTCTTGAGCGCTCTGTGCCGCCTCGACGTGTCCGCCTTTGCCGGGGCGCTGCGGCGCCTGAGCGACCTCGGGCAACGCGGCAGCCTGACCCCGGCGCTCGACAGTGCGCGGGCCGCGCAACTGACCCTCAACCTCTGGGACCGCGAGGCGCGCGCACTCGCCGCCCGGCGTGACCGCCTCAGCCCCCGGCTGCCGCGCCCCACGGTGGCCGAGGCGCTCGACGTGCAGATCTGGCTGGAACACGCCCTGCGCCCCCTGAGCAGCGTGCCGCCCGAAGCCGACGTGGGGCACGCGGTCAGCAACGGCTTCGCGGCGCTGCTGGCGCTGCACGGACGCTGGCAGCGCGGCACCCCCTTCGTGCTCACCGAACACGGCATCTACCTGCGCGAGCGCTACATCGAGTTTCGCCGCGCCGGGCACGCGCCGGGCTACAAGACGATGCTGCTGCGGTTTTACCGCCTGCTGTGCTCGGCGGCGTATCAGGACGCGGCGCTGGTGCTGCCCGGCTCGCACTACAACCGCCGCTGGGAAGAGCGGCTGGGCGCCGACCCCGACAAGATTCAGTGCGTGTACAACGGCATCGACCCCAGTATCTTTCCGCCCGCCGAGTCGGAACCCGCAGAGCCGGTGGTGAGCTGGGTGGGCCGGGTGGACCCCCTCAAGGACCTCGAAACCCTGATTCGCGCCTTCGACCTGGTGCGCCGCCGCCGCCCCGACGCCCGGCTGCGGCTGTTCGGCGGCACGCCCGCCGGAAACGAGGGCTACGAGCAGCACTGCCGACAGGTGGCGCGGGGCCTGAACCTCGACGGCATCGTCAGTTTCGAGGGCCGGGTGGACGACATCACCGACGCCTACCGCGCCGGGCAGGTGGTCGCCCTGACCAGCGTGAGCGAGGGCTTTCCGTACACGGTCATCGAGGCGATGGCGATGGGCCGCCCCCCGGTGGCGACGCGGGTGGGCGGGGTGCCCGAAGCGGTGGGCGACGCCGGGCTGATCGTGCGCCCGCGTGACGCGCTGGGGGTGGCGAACGCCCTGACCAAACTGCTCGGCGACGCGCCGCTGCGCCGGCAGCTCGGACAGGCCGCCCGCGCCCGGGTCATGGACCTCTTTACCCTCGACGGCTGCCTGGACGCCTACCGCCGCGCCTACCCGGTTGCCCGCGCCGCCCGGCTGCCGGGAGACACCGACCTGCCGGGGAACCTGCTGCCTGGCAACCTGGCACCGAGGAACCTGTGGTAA
- a CDS encoding NAD-dependent 4,6-dehydratase LegB has product MNHTDLSVPAAPSAGRPLVAVTGADGFIGSHLTEDLVRAGYRVRAMAIYNSQGSSGWLDTVPAEVMEHVEVQLGDVRDAGSVRALMRDAQTVYHLAALIAIPYSYVAPRSYVETNITGTLNVLEAARDLGTGRVVHTSTSEVYGTARSVPIHESHPLQGQSPYSATKIGADKLAESYFLSFGLPVVTLRPFNTYGPRQSARAVIPTIISQLAAGRREVKLGDLRPTRDFNYVADTARAFRAVGEAGPDVLGRTLNAGSGREISVGDTVRLIAQVMGKEVEVQQDDQRLRPEGSEVMRLLADHRELQSLTGWQPQVTLEEGLKRTAEWFTDAGNLARYRVDQYTI; this is encoded by the coding sequence ATGAACCACACTGACCTGTCCGTCCCCGCTGCTCCTTCTGCTGGCCGCCCCCTGGTGGCCGTGACCGGCGCCGACGGCTTTATCGGCTCGCACCTCACCGAAGACCTCGTGCGGGCGGGCTACCGCGTGCGGGCGATGGCGATCTACAACTCGCAGGGCAGCTCCGGCTGGCTCGACACCGTGCCCGCCGAGGTCATGGAACACGTCGAAGTGCAGCTCGGGGACGTGCGCGACGCGGGCAGCGTGCGGGCGCTGATGCGGGACGCCCAGACCGTGTACCACCTCGCCGCACTGATCGCCATTCCCTATTCCTACGTGGCGCCGCGCTCGTACGTGGAAACGAACATCACCGGCACCCTGAACGTGCTGGAAGCCGCCCGCGACCTCGGCACCGGGCGCGTGGTCCACACCTCGACCTCCGAGGTCTACGGCACCGCCCGCAGCGTGCCCATCCACGAGTCTCACCCCTTGCAGGGCCAGTCGCCCTACTCGGCCACCAAAATCGGCGCCGACAAGCTGGCCGAAAGCTACTTCCTCAGCTTCGGGCTGCCGGTGGTCACGCTGCGGCCCTTCAACACCTACGGCCCGCGCCAGTCGGCCCGCGCGGTCATTCCCACCATCATCTCGCAGCTCGCCGCCGGGCGCCGCGAAGTCAAGCTCGGGGACCTGCGCCCCACCCGCGACTTCAACTATGTCGCTGACACCGCCCGCGCCTTCCGTGCGGTGGGCGAGGCGGGGCCGGACGTGCTGGGCCGCACCCTCAACGCCGGGTCGGGGCGTGAAATCAGCGTGGGCGACACGGTCCGGCTGATTGCGCAGGTCATGGGCAAAGAGGTGGAGGTCCAGCAGGACGACCAGCGCCTGCGCCCCGAAGGCAGCGAGGTGATGCGCCTGCTCGCCGACCACCGCGAGTTGCAGTCGCTCACCGGCTGGCAGCCCCAGGTCACGCTCGAAGAGGGCCTGAAGCGCACCGCCGAGTGGTTTACCGACGCTGGCAACCTCGCCCGCTACCGCGTGGACCAGTACACCATCTGA